A region of Larimichthys crocea isolate SSNF chromosome X, L_crocea_2.0, whole genome shotgun sequence DNA encodes the following proteins:
- the prg4a gene encoding proteoglycan 4a, whose translation MKMMMKMMKTMSQCLLLLGLAVTYTAAGPGSCVGRCGESFIRGQQCNCDFSCLQHNECCPDYQAICTSVQSCQGRCGETFKRGKVCECDAQCINYNTCCNDYKLQCDVPQPRTYQSVRAPASGSRKLERSRKRLNSDSEEWYTGRHRCAQYPGAQCVLTPVPVPAKQLQHGVPSLSNRAAGGNVNVHVVLSPGGVAPSGPSQGELCWSVDPVTRSVGHPRSITDTLGISAPIDTVFTRANCQGNTYIIKGDQCWLLDANMVMEPGYPKPVASEFPGLRGSIRAALAVPATRSRPETVYFFKKGDVMQRFSFPSSSIPDCSNTPRGSYQRRFDHPTEVLLSGEIKLKVSLKELPAPVTSAMSTLSPGWTDRYEHYVFSGPLFFSVQVSGTLPALTKPEPTAVFSPIVSPPVAAPYPAPPPNSIRVWLHCP comes from the exons atgaagatgatgatgaagatgatgaagacaaTGTCACAGTGCCTTCTGTTGCTTGGCCTTGCTGTTACCTACACTGCTGCTGGACCAG GCAGCTGTGTGGGTCGCTGTGGTGAGAGTTTCATCAGAGGTCAGCAGTGTAACTGTGACTTCAGCTGCCTGCAACATAACGAGTGCTGCCCAGACTATCAGGCCATTTGCACCTCAG TTCAGTCCTGTCAGGGACGCTGTGGTGAGACCTTCAAGCGTGGTAAGGTGTGTGAGTGCGATGCAcagtgcatcaactacaacacCTGTTGTAATGACTACAAGCTACAGTGCG ATGTTCCACAGCCCAGGACTTATCAGTCTGTGAGGGCCCCAGCTTCAG gaAGTCGTAAATTagagaggagcaggaaaagGTTGAACAGTGATAGCGAGGAATGGTACACAG GAAGGCACCGCTGTGCACAGTACCCTGGAGCTCAGTGTGTCCTCACTCCAGTGCCAGTACCAGCCAAGCAACTCCAACATG gtgtGCCATCTCTGAGCAACAGAGCTGCTGGAGGAAATGTTAACGTCCATGTGGTGCTGTCACCTGGAGGAGTGGCTCCATCTGGACCAAGTCAAG gCGAGCTGTGCTGGTCAGTGGACCCTGTCACTCGCTCGGTTGGTCATCCACGGAGTATCACAGACACTCTGGGTATCTCTGCTCCCATTGATACTGTCTTCACACGTGCCAACTGCCAAGGAAACACCTACATCATCAAG GGAGACCAGTGCTGGCTTCTAGATGCGAACATGGTGATGGAGCCGGGCTACCCCAAACCTGTGGCCTCTGAATTCCCTGGTTTGAGGGGAAGCATCCGTGCTGCACTGGCAGTACCAGCCACCAGGAGCAGACCAGAGACTGTGTACTTCTTTAAGAAAG GAGACGTCATGCAGAGGTTCTCCTTCCCATCAAGCAGCATTCCAGACTGCAGCAATACACCAAGAGGATCGTATCAGAGACGCTTCGATCACCCAACAG AAGTTCTTCTGAGTGGCGAGATCAAGCTCAAAGTGTCCCTGAAGGAATTGCCAGCCCCGGTCACCTCTGCCATGTCCACGCTCAGCCCTGGGTGGACTGACCGATACGAACACTACGTCTTCTCTGGAC ctctcttcTTCAGCGTCCAGGTTTCAGGCACCCTGCCGGCACTGACCAAACCTGAGCCGACTGCAGTCTTCTCACCCATCGTCAGCCCCCCGGTGGCAGCTCCTTACCCAGCCCCTCCCCCCAACTCCATCAGAGTTTGGCTGCACTGTCCATAG
- the dusp12 gene encoding dual specificity protein phosphatase 12 has translation MQCEVDTSSPLYKQYRLTKITEKYPELQHVPRELFAVDPAHSSSSEVSYRCRKCRRTLFRDSSILSHPVGEGALAFSHKKSRNLTGDVQCTSYFIEPVQWMEQSLLGVMDGQLLCPKCSSKLGSFNWCGDQCSCGRWVTPAFQLHRNRVDEIRQLNIQK, from the exons ATGCAGTGTGAAGTGGACACCTCCAGTCCTCTGTACAAACAGTACAGGCTGACCAAGATCACTGAGAAGTAcccag agctgcagcatgtTCCCAGGGAGCTGTTTGCCGTTGACCCTGCCCATTCCAGCTCCTCTGAAGTGTCCTATCGCTGCAGGAAGTGCAG ACGAACTCTGTTCCGTGACTCCAGTATTCTCAGTCACCCAGTAGGAGAAGGAGCTCTGGCCTTTAGTCACAAGAAGTCCCGTAACCTCACTG GAGACGTCCAGTGTACATCTTACTTCATTGAGCCAGTGCAGTGGATGGAACAATCTTTACTTGGAGTGATGGATGGGCAG ctgctgtgtCCTAAGTGTAGCTCGAAGCTGGGCTCATTCAACTGGTGTGGTGATCAGTGTTCGTGTGGTCGCTGGGTCACTCCCGCCTTCCAGCTGCATCGCAACAGAGTGGACGAGATCCGACAACTGAACATccagaaataa
- the LOC113746700 gene encoding centrosomal protein of 63 kDa-like, translated as MERSQNPRTPRGRRVRFVDTAPHDYSRSRPDVHPLQMDLDSAHWRAERLQGTVDELARQRSDLLINRTKLCKTLHNYKWQIDRLEGLLKLRENEFKTEFKKSYQTISSFEAQVSSLQKQLQSKNEELEKIQLLRKQENEEMTARLESEKNKVQESAVLQNDLQQKLKMMEQQLLQKDKQIMDLQSNNHDLSHKLTEASAEFQSNNAWQTKYNALQEKFTEEMATKQQSCEATKEQLVQEKKKVKELQLKMKNEKTEKDKKDQEMKNKDKQEIDRLSQKLTETTSELRSCRVEFLQSYKAWQGEYNALEKKFKEQLIQKQQDSEKTSKLVEEEKKSLLQKEEDTERSQTERVTSNEGTVVTSGIQTEEEKKKKGFLSCIHKKKSGDSQPEGGGAPCCTTQVAQQ; from the coding sequence ATGGAACGAAGCCAAAATCCAAGGACTCCCCGAGGACGGCGTGTTCGGTTTGTTGACACTGCTCCTCATGACTACTCAAGATCTCGTCCAGATGTCCACCCTCTGCAAATGGACCTTGACTCTGCTCACTGGAGGGCTGAGCGCCTGCAGGGTACAGTGGATGAACTGGCACGTCAAAGGTCAGACTTACTAATTAACAGGACGAAGCTCTGCAAAACATTACACAATTATAAATGGCAGATCGACAGACTGGAGGGACTTCTGAAGCTCAGGGAGAATGAGTTCAAAACTGAGTTTAAAAAGAGTTACCAGACCATTTCATCGTTTGAGGCACAGGTCTCCTCCCTCCAGAAACAGCTGCAATCTAAAAACGAGGAGTTAGAAAAAATCCAGCTCCTGAGGAAGcaggaaaatgaagaaatgaccGCAAGGCTGGAGTCAGAGAAGAATAAAGTCCAGGAGAGCGCTGTGCTGCAGAATGACTTGCAGCAGAAGTTGAAAATGATGGAACAACAACTCCTCCAGAAGGACAAACAGATCATGGATCTGCAGAGCAACAACCATGATCTCTCTCACAAGCTCACAGAGGCTAGTGCTGAATTTCAAAGCAACAACGCTTGGCAGACCAAATACAACGCTCTGCAGGAGAAATTCACAGAGGAGATGGCCACTAAACAACAGAGCTGTGAGGCCACCAAAGAACAGTTggtgcaggagaagaagaaagtgaaggagcttcagctgaaaatgaaaaatgagaagacagaaaaagacaaaaaagaccaggaaatgaaaaataaggACAAACAAGAGATTGATCGACTCTCCCAGAAGCTCACAGAGACAACAAGTGAgctgaggagctgcagagttgaATTTCTCCAGAGCTACAAAGCTTGGCAGGGAGAATACAACGCCCTGGAGAAGAAATTCAAAGAGCAGTTGATCCAGAAACAACAGGACTCGGAGAAGACATCGAaactggtggaggaggagaagaagtccCTGCTCCAAAAAGAAGAGGACACGGAGAGGAGTCAGACAGAAAGAGTAACGAGTAACGAAGGAACAGTTGTCACATCAGGGAtacaaacagaggaggagaagaagaagaagggattTCTGAGCTGCatccacaaaaagaaaagcggTGACAGCCAacctgagggggggggggctcctTGTTGTACGACTCAGGTCGCACAACAGtag